A window of the bacterium genome harbors these coding sequences:
- a CDS encoding UbiA family prenyltransferase, with translation MRASLKLLDYIFVLRPTLFYPVWTVALAGHWAQARTTPALQGGAVSEILIALYLVGLTLVLGASFLINQTMDIQSDQLNNKLYLIANGDISLRAAYLETALLCAVPILAMLFFRRDLALLLAAAFLITGWAYSLPPLSLKDRPIGGGLTNFLGGLAIFSYGWCLQAGWSLSMLLHSLPYLLAILAVYFLTTIPDRHGDAAAAKITAAVRWGMPKTILAGFIAELSAVATAVWMRDPVILTASLLALPFFIRTVVKQDERSVQETCKYSILFLSLIMCIRFPAYLFFIVLVFFVSKWYYRVRFAVNYPSLRT, from the coding sequence ATGAGGGCCAGCCTGAAACTGCTCGATTATATTTTCGTTCTACGACCCACACTGTTCTACCCCGTGTGGACCGTGGCCCTGGCCGGACATTGGGCACAGGCGCGCACAACGCCGGCGCTGCAGGGAGGGGCTGTTTCGGAGATTCTCATAGCGCTCTATTTGGTTGGACTGACCCTGGTGCTCGGCGCCTCGTTCCTCATCAACCAAACGATGGATATTCAGAGCGACCAGTTGAACAACAAACTCTATCTGATCGCCAACGGAGACATTTCGTTGCGCGCCGCTTACCTGGAAACCGCCTTGCTCTGCGCCGTTCCCATCCTGGCCATGCTGTTCTTTCGCCGCGATCTGGCGCTGCTCCTGGCGGCCGCTTTTCTGATCACCGGTTGGGCCTACAGCCTGCCGCCGCTATCGCTCAAGGACCGGCCGATCGGCGGCGGTCTGACCAATTTTCTCGGCGGCCTGGCCATCTTTAGTTATGGCTGGTGTCTGCAGGCCGGCTGGTCGCTCTCCATGCTGCTGCACAGCCTTCCTTATCTACTGGCCATCCTGGCGGTCTATTTCCTCACCACCATACCGGACCGGCACGGAGACGCCGCAGCGGCCAAGATCACCGCGGCGGTGCGGTGGGGAATGCCAAAAACCATCCTCGCTGGTTTCATCGCCGAACTCAGCGCCGTGGCAACCGCCGTGTGGATGCGCGATCCGGTCATCCTTACGGCGTCTCTGCTGGCGCTGCCCTTTTTCATTCGCACCGTGGTGAAACAGGACGAGAGGAGCGTTCAGGAAACCTGCAAGTATTCGATTCTCTTCTTGTCCCTGATCATGTGCATCCGTTTTCCTGCTTATCTCTTTTTCATCGTTTTAGTCTTTTTCGTCAGCAAGTGGTATTACCGTGTTCGTTTTGCCGTCAATTATCCGAGCTTGCGTACATGA
- a CDS encoding amidophosphoribosyltransferase, protein MSASALCTCIDKPRSNCGVVAVYGHPDAARFAYLGIYSQQHRGQESAGIVSGDGRQLHRYVGRGLAADVFSDAQIFTTLSGHLAIGHNRYSTTGASLLVNAQPILVNLVDGPFAVAHNGNFTNSGLLHKQLANEGALFQTGTDTEVILHLIARSHAATLSEKIIQALRQISGAYSLVMMTKDRIYAARDRNGVRPLCLGKKDGVWFVCSETCALDLMRADVIRDVQPGELIEIGPNGMHSHQIEPCPARYACIFEFIYFARPDSRIYNENVDKVRRKLGKNLALASPADADIVISVPDSSNTAALGYSRRSGVKFELGLIRNHYVGRTFIHPQQDMRDFSVRVKFNAVRGVLNDRRVVLVEDSIVRGTTLRQLVRLVRNAGAAEVHVRVSSPPIIAPCYYGMDFPHKGELIAATMSVEQIRTYLECDSLAYLSMEGLMNSVSCEEGGYCTACFSGEYPILIEDSIDKLQHEVT, encoded by the coding sequence ATGAGCGCGTCCGCCCTGTGCACTTGTATCGATAAACCGCGCTCCAACTGCGGCGTGGTGGCGGTCTATGGCCATCCGGACGCGGCGCGTTTCGCCTATCTGGGCATTTACAGCCAGCAGCACCGGGGACAAGAAAGCGCCGGCATTGTCTCCGGCGACGGCCGGCAGTTGCATCGCTATGTCGGCCGCGGGCTGGCGGCGGACGTTTTCTCCGATGCGCAGATTTTCACCACACTGTCCGGCCATCTGGCCATCGGCCATAATCGTTATTCAACCACCGGCGCCTCCTTGTTGGTCAATGCCCAACCCATCCTGGTGAACCTTGTCGATGGTCCCTTTGCCGTTGCCCACAACGGCAACTTTACCAACTCGGGGCTTTTGCACAAGCAACTGGCGAATGAGGGTGCGCTGTTTCAAACCGGCACCGACACCGAGGTCATCCTTCACCTTATTGCGCGGTCGCACGCCGCCACCCTGTCGGAAAAAATCATTCAGGCGCTACGGCAAATAAGCGGCGCCTATTCGCTGGTCATGATGACCAAGGATCGCATCTATGCCGCCCGCGACCGCAACGGCGTGCGGCCGCTCTGCCTCGGCAAAAAAGACGGCGTCTGGTTCGTCTGTTCCGAAACCTGCGCGCTGGATCTGATGCGCGCCGATGTGATCCGCGACGTTCAACCCGGCGAGCTGATTGAAATCGGGCCCAACGGAATGCACAGCCATCAGATCGAGCCCTGCCCGGCGCGATACGCCTGTATTTTCGAATTCATCTACTTCGCCCGTCCGGACAGCCGCATTTACAATGAAAACGTCGACAAAGTAAGACGAAAGCTGGGCAAAAACCTCGCCCTGGCCAGTCCGGCGGACGCCGACATTGTAATCTCTGTGCCGGACTCCAGCAACACCGCCGCACTGGGATACTCGCGCCGCTCCGGCGTGAAATTTGAATTGGGACTCATCCGCAACCACTATGTCGGCCGCACCTTCATTCATCCGCAACAGGATATGCGCGATTTCAGCGTGAGGGTGAAATTCAACGCTGTGAGAGGAGTGCTCAACGACCGACGTGTGGTGCTGGTGGAAGATTCCATCGTGCGCGGCACCACGCTGCGTCAGCTCGTCCGCCTGGTCCGCAATGCCGGCGCCGCAGAGGTGCACGTCCGCGTAAGCTCGCCGCCCATCATCGCGCCCTGCTACTATGGCATGGATTTTCCCCATAAGGGGGAGTTGATCGCCGCCACCATGAGCGTTGAGCAGATTCGCACCTATCTCGAGTGCGACAGCCTGGCCTACCTGAGCATGGAGGGCTTGATGAACTCGGTCTCCTGCGAAGAAGGGGGTTATTGCACTGCTTGCTTTTCCGGCGAGTATCCCATCCTGATTGAGGACAGCATCGACAAGCTCCAACATGAGGTTACCTGA
- a CDS encoding HDIG domain-containing protein: MTRAEAFELSRSRFTNPNLFKHVLAVEAVMRELAEHLHQDQEAWGLAGLLHDLDYEETMRTPERHTVVTMELLKPHAVAEEILHAIRCHNNLAPRESLLDKALYAVDPITGLIVAAALMHPDKKLVSLTSEFVLRRFKEKSFAKGANREQIQTCTDLGLSLEEFTTIAISGMQKISAELGF, translated from the coding sequence ATGACGCGAGCCGAGGCGTTTGAATTATCCCGGTCCCGCTTCACCAACCCTAATCTCTTCAAACACGTGCTGGCGGTCGAAGCGGTGATGCGCGAACTAGCCGAACACCTGCACCAGGACCAAGAAGCGTGGGGACTGGCGGGACTGCTGCACGATCTGGATTATGAGGAGACCATGAGAACGCCGGAGCGGCACACGGTGGTCACCATGGAACTGCTCAAACCCCATGCAGTGGCCGAAGAGATCCTGCATGCGATTCGATGCCACAACAACCTGGCGCCGCGCGAAAGCCTTTTGGACAAAGCGCTGTACGCCGTCGATCCCATCACCGGATTGATCGTGGCGGCGGCGCTCATGCACCCGGATAAAAAATTGGTCTCGCTCACCAGCGAGTTTGTCCTGCGCCGGTTCAAAGAGAAGAGCTTTGCCAAGGGCGCGAATCGTGAACAGATTCAGACCTGCACGGATCTCGGTCTTTCTCTGGAAGAGTTCACCACCATTGCCATCAGCGGCATGCAAAAGATCAGCGCCGAATTGGGGTTTTGA
- a CDS encoding RidA family protein yields the protein MHHVIQTDQAPAAIGPYSQAIHVAPTRTIYTAGQLGIDPRSGSLVEGGTAAQTRQALRNLQAVLEAAGASMRHVVKTVVFLKNIDDFAAMNEVYATFFPEQPPARSAIEVARLPKNGLVEIEAVAVIE from the coding sequence ATGCATCACGTCATTCAAACCGATCAGGCGCCTGCGGCCATCGGCCCTTACAGCCAGGCCATTCACGTTGCACCGACCCGCACTATCTACACAGCCGGCCAATTAGGTATAGATCCACGCTCCGGCAGCCTGGTCGAGGGCGGAACGGCGGCCCAGACCAGACAAGCGCTGCGCAACCTGCAGGCCGTCCTGGAGGCAGCCGGAGCGTCCATGCGCCATGTGGTCAAAACCGTCGTGTTCCTGAAAAACATAGACGACTTTGCCGCCATGAATGAGGTCTACGCCACTTTTTTCCCTGAGCAGCCGCCTGCGCGTTCCGCCATCGAGGTCGCCCGGCTGCCCAAAAACGGATTGGTCGAGATCGAAGCGGTGGCGGTCATCGAATGA